In 'Nostoc azollae' 0708, the following are encoded in one genomic region:
- a CDS encoding histidine kinase dimerization/phospho-acceptor domain-containing protein, with protein sequence MSNLGQLLGGITHEVNNPLSFINGNINHAGKYINDLLKLVDILQ encoded by the coding sequence ATGTCTAATTTAGGACAATTACTAGGGGGTATTACCCATGAGGTTAATAATCCTCTCAGCTTTATTAATGGAAATATTAATCATGCAGGAAAATATATTAATGACTTATTGAAACTAGTAGATATTCTTCAATAA